A window of the Anoplopoma fimbria isolate UVic2021 breed Golden Eagle Sablefish chromosome 17, Afim_UVic_2022, whole genome shotgun sequence genome harbors these coding sequences:
- the lrig2 gene encoding leucine-rich repeats and immunoglobulin-like domains protein 2 yields the protein MAEGWPVASALVFMLLGVSVWALETCPAPCSCSGGPGEVRVLDCNRRRLQTAPVDSPDGTTHVTMNHNELTVLPFLGDVSSNITSLSLVHNRISELLMHQLQPYVSLETLDLTSNSISELKVGSFPSMQLKYLNLSNNKISVLEPGCFENISSSLLVLKLNRNRLAVLPSKVFKLPQLQFLEMKRNKIKIVDSLTFKGMEALRSLKMQRNGITKLMDGAFFGLNNIEELELEHNNLTEVNKGWLYGLRMLRVLRVSQNAVGIIRPDAWEFCQKLEELDLSFNHLTRLEETAFVGLGLLESLNLGENSISHLGEGVFGGLSSLRTLDIRNNEISWAIEDSIGVFDGMKKLNTLIIQRNKIKSITKKAFEGLEELEHLDLSKNGIMSIHPEALSHMKLKVFVLNTSSLLCDCHMQWLGPWLTVSQFQQSVSAICAHPASLLGHNVLSISPEEFVCDDFPKPRITTHPETYVAMRGNNVTLSCVATSSSDSPMATAWRKDGEVLYDAEVQNYARYQEGELSYTTVLHLLNVNFTDEGRYQCVVSNHFGSNYSNRARLTVNELPSFLKTPMDLTIRTGTMARLECAAEGHPSPQIAWQKDGGTDFPAARERRMHVMPDDDIFFIANVKTEDMGVYSCTAQNAAGSLSANATLTVLETPSFMRPLEDRTVARGETAVLQCIAGGSPAPRLNWTKDDGPLLLTERHFFAAANQLLIIVDAGPADAGKYTCIMSNTLGTERGHIYLSVSPSPNCETGTGYDQDGWTTVGIVVIVVVCCVVGTSLVWVIVIYHMRRKSEDYSISNTDEMNLPADIPSYLSSQGTLSEPQEGYSNSEAGSHQQLMPPLSNGYVHKGTDGVCYGDTANEVEAEGNGMLHCRVGSLFTGRSSFHPGEPRDGMAGLPSGGGPGQLVICSDCYDNANIYSRTREYCPYAYLGEDDPLDKTLPGLKESFAEKVQHEDAALESLISNLDSSSSDFLTPHGKRLSSHTPPQHYANDFLSRSFWGEGEGPSTKPPPGASQHPVTVHRTPPLGSTADGAEERSEAEADCFPSRCTQDHRSASNRTNPQENPAPS from the exons ATGGCGGAGGGCTGGCCCGTGGCTTCGGCCCTTGTTTTCATGCTGCTGGGTGTGAGTGTCTGGGCTCTGGAGACTTGTCCTGCTCCGTGCTCGTGTTCAGGAGGACCAGGTGAGGTCCGTGTGCTGGACTGCAACAGGAGGAGGCTGCAGACGGCTCCTGTGGACTCACCGGACGGGACGACACATGT CACCATGAATCACAATGAACTGACTGTTCTCCCCTTTCTTGGAGATGTGTCCTCAAATATCACCTCGCTTTCATT AGTCCACAATCGGATCTCAGAACTGTTGATGCATCAGCTGCAGCCATACGTTTCCTTGGAGACGCTGGATCTGACATCCAACTCAATCTCAGAGCTCAAAGTCGGATCTTTCCCCTCCATGCAGCTGAAATATCT GAATTTGAGTAATAACAAGATCAGCGTCCTCGAGCCCGGCTGCTTTGAAAACATCTCCAGCTCCCTGCTGGTGCTGAAGCTGAACAGGAACAGATTAGCCGTGCTGCCATCCAAAGTCTTCAAACTTCCACAGCTCCAGTTCCT TGAAATGAAGCGTAACAAGATCAAGATCGTGGACAGTCTGACATTCAAAGGGATGGAGGCACTGAGGTCACTGAAGATGCAGAGGAATGGCATCACTAAGCTCATGGATGGAGCCTTCTTTGGACTTAACAACATTGAAGAACT AGAGCTGGAGCACAACAACCTCACAGAGGTCAACAAAGGCTGGCTGTATGGACTGCGCATGCTGCGTGTCCTGCGGGTCAGCCAGAATGCTGTCGGCATCATCCGACCGGACGCCTGGGAGTTTTGCCAAAAGCTGGAGgaact aGACTTGTCCTTCAATCATCTGACTAGACTCGAGGAGACGGCTTTTGTAGGATTAGGTCTCCTGGAGAGCCTGAACCTCGGAGAAAACTCCATCAGCCATTTGGGAGAGGGAGTGTTCGGCGGCCTGTCAAGTCTTCGCACCCT agaCATCCGTAATAATGAAATCTCCTGGGCCATTGAAGACTCCATCGGTGTGTTTGATGGAATGAAGAAGCTGAATACACT aatcATACAGCggaacaaaatcaaatctatcacCAAGAAAGCGTTTGAGGGCCTTGAGGAGCTGGAGCACCT GGACCTCAGCAAGAATGGCATCATGTCGATACACCCCGAGGCGTTGTCCCATATGAAGCTCAAAGTGTT CGTCCTGAACACGAGCAGCCTGCTGTGTGACTGTCACATGCAGTGGCTGGGGCCCTGGCTGACTGTCAGCCAGTTCCAGCAGTCTGTCTCCGCTATCTGTGCTCATCCCGCCAGCCTACTCGGTCACAATGTCCTGTCCATCAGCCCGGAAGAGTTTGTCTGTG ATGATTTCCCCAAGCCTCGGATCACAACTCACCCGGAGACGTACGTGGCGATGCGGGGGAACAACGTGACCCTGAGCTGCGTCGCGACCAGCAGCAGCGACTCGCCGATGGCCACAGCTTGGCGGAAGGACGGGGAGGTGCTGTACGACGCGGAAGTGCAAAACTACGCCCGCTACCAGGAGGGAGAGCTGAGCTACACCACTGTGCTGCACCTCCTCAATGTCAACTTCACTGACGAGGGGCGCTACCAGTGTGTGGTCTCCAATCACTTCGGCTCCAACTACTCCAACAGGGCCAGGCTCACTGTGAACG AGCTGCCATCATTTCTAAAGACTCCCATGGATCTGACAATCCGGACTGGGACCATGGCCAGGCTGGAGTGCGCCGCTGAAGGCCATCCATCACCCCAGATTGCTTGGCAGAAGGACGGAGGCACCGACTTCCCGGCCGCCCGGGAGCGCAGGATGCACGTGATGCCAGACGATGACATCTTCTTCATCGCTAACGTGAAGACAGAAGACATGGGCGTGTACAGCTGTACGGCTCAGAACGCAGCTGGCAGCCTGTCTGCTAACGCTACTCTCACCGTCCTGG aaaCTCCATCCTTCATGCGGCCGCTGGAAGACAGAACCGTGGCTCGCGGCGAAACTGCCGTTCTGCAGTGTATAGCAGGAGGCAGCCCGGCCCCCCGGCTCAACTGGACCAAAGACGACGGGCCTCTGCTGCTCACCGAGCGCCACTTCTTCgctgcagccaatcagctccTCATCATAGTCGATGCCGGTCCCGCCGACGCCGGGAAATACACCTGCATCATGTCCAATACTCTGGGAACGGAACGAGGCCACATCTACCTGAGCGTCTCACCGTCACCCAACTGTGAAACCGGCACGGGATACGACCAGGACGGCTGGACCACCGTGGGCATCGTGGTGATCGTGGTGGTGTGTTGCGTGGTTGGGACCTCGCTGGTCTGGGTCATCGTCATCTATCACATGCGCAGGAAAAGCGAGGACTACAGTATCAGCAACACAG ACGAGATGAATTTGCCAGCAGACATCCCCAGCTACCTGTCCTCTCAGGGAACTTTGTCGGAGCCTCAGGAAGGCTACAGTAACTCTGAGGCCGGCAGCCACCAGCAGCTCATGCCTCCCCTCTCCAACGGATACGTCCATAAGGGCACAGATG GTGTGTGTTATGGAGACACGGCAAACGAGGTGGAAGCTGAAGGGAACGGCATGCTGCACTGCAGGGTCGGCTCTCTGTTCACCGGCCGGAGCAGCTTCCACCCTGGAGAGCCCCGCGACGGAATGGCTGGACTGCCCTCAG gCGGTGGTCCGGGTCAGCTGGTCATCTGCTCCGACTGCTACGACAACGCCAACATCTACTCTCGCACGCGGGAGTACTGCCCCTACGCCTACCTGGGGGAGGACGACCCGCTGGACAAGACTCTGCCGGGCCTGAAGGAGAGCTTCGCGGAGAAGGTCCAGCACGAGGACGCCGCTCTGGAGAGCCTCATTAGCAACCtggactcctcctcctccgactTCCTCACCCCACATGGCAAAAGGCTGAGCAGCCACACTCCCCCGCAGCACTACGCTAATG ATTTCCTCAGCAGGTCCTTCTGGGGCGAAGGGGAAGGTCCGTCCACAAAACCCCCACCAGGCGCGTCCCAGCACCCGGTGACAGTACACAGGACACCACCTCTGGGCTCCACTGCCGACGGGGCGGAGGAGCGGAGTGAGGCGGAGGCGGACTGTTTTCCCAGCCGATGCACACAGGACCACAGAAGTGCCTCTAATAGGACTAACCCTCAGGAGAATCCTGCTCCCTCATAG